In Dehalococcoidia bacterium, a single window of DNA contains:
- a CDS encoding Zn-ribbon domain-containing OB-fold protein produces MTTEYRKPLPNPAHWPASKPFWEAAKRHELVMPRCRRCDKLFFYPREVCPYCLQSDIDWQQVSGRGRLYSFTVIHQPANAAFLDDVPYIYAMVQLDEGPRMISNLVDIAPAEAKVDMPVVAVFDDVTPEWTLVKFRPA; encoded by the coding sequence ATGACCACCGAGTACAGGAAGCCGCTGCCCAACCCGGCCCACTGGCCGGCCAGCAAGCCCTTCTGGGAGGCCGCGAAGCGCCACGAGTTGGTGATGCCGCGCTGCCGCCGCTGCGACAAGCTGTTCTTCTACCCCCGCGAGGTCTGTCCTTACTGCCTGCAGTCCGACATCGACTGGCAGCAGGTCAGCGGGCGCGGGCGGCTCTATTCCTTCACGGTGATCCACCAGCCGGCGAACGCGGCCTTCCTGGACGACGTGCCCTACATCTACGCCATGGTGCAACTGGACGAGGGGCCGCGCATGATCTCGAACCTCGTCGACATCGCCCCGGCGGAGGCGAAGGTGGACATGCCCGTGGTCGCCGTCTTCGACGACGTTACGCCGGAGTGGACGCTGGTGAAGTTCCGGCCAGCCTGA
- a CDS encoding YebC/PmpR family DNA-binding transcriptional regulator, giving the protein MAGHSKWKQIKRQKGVADARRGALFTKLGREITMAVRQGGGPEPDTNPRLRLAVQKARENNMPNEIIERAIAKAVGPSDASQLEEVVYEGYAPGGAAVLVEAMTDNRNRTVGEVRNVFNRAGGNLGETGSVAWVFQTRGVITVNLGGGTDADEVALMAVDAGAEDFEVEEDVLSIYTKPEELESVRRALEEGGVAVASSEIARVPSTTVRLEEKDAISTLRLLERLEELDDVQKVYSNADFPDNVLAGFTA; this is encoded by the coding sequence ATGGCCGGACACTCCAAGTGGAAGCAGATCAAACGCCAGAAGGGAGTCGCGGACGCGCGACGCGGGGCGCTGTTCACGAAGCTGGGGCGCGAGATAACCATGGCCGTGCGCCAGGGCGGCGGTCCCGAGCCGGACACCAACCCGAGGCTGCGGCTGGCCGTCCAGAAGGCGCGCGAGAACAACATGCCCAACGAGATCATCGAGCGGGCGATCGCGAAAGCCGTCGGGCCGAGCGACGCCAGCCAGCTCGAGGAGGTCGTGTACGAGGGCTACGCCCCCGGCGGTGCAGCAGTCCTGGTGGAGGCGATGACGGACAACCGCAACCGGACGGTCGGCGAGGTGCGCAACGTCTTCAACCGCGCCGGCGGCAACCTCGGCGAGACGGGGTCGGTCGCCTGGGTCTTCCAGACGCGCGGCGTTATCACGGTGAACCTCGGCGGCGGGACCGACGCTGACGAGGTGGCGCTGATGGCCGTGGACGCGGGCGCCGAGGACTTCGAGGTAGAGGAGGACGTGCTCTCCATATACACGAAGCCCGAGGAGCTCGAGTCTGTCCGCCGGGCACTCGAGGAAGGCGGGGTCGCCGTCGCTTCCTCCGAGATCGCCCGCGTGCCTTCGACCACGGTGCGCCTGGAGGAAAAGGACGCAATCTCCACGTTGCGCCTGCTGGAGCGCCTGGAGGAGCTCGACGACGTCCAGAAGGTGTACTCCAACGCGGACTTCCCGGACAACGTCCTTGCCGGCTTCACAGCCTGA
- the ruvA gene encoding Holliday junction branch migration protein RuvA: MISHLRGVLARKNKAASSIELDVGGVWYEVELPAFAWEEIDGVEPGEPLELETFYFVTANAPIPRLLGFLREVEREFFKKLVTVPNVGPTTATKALVTSVGTIARWIENGDTVALSKLPGIGRRTADTIVAQLRGKVTEEALLAGEGEVPGARAGVAAAARDVLKDAAEALQGLGYTRTEAERILREVDEEERPETVEAAVRGALRRAGR; encoded by the coding sequence ATGATCTCGCACCTTCGCGGCGTCCTGGCGCGCAAGAACAAGGCGGCGTCGAGCATCGAGCTGGACGTGGGCGGCGTATGGTACGAGGTCGAGTTGCCAGCTTTCGCCTGGGAAGAGATCGACGGGGTAGAGCCGGGCGAACCGCTTGAACTCGAGACCTTCTACTTCGTGACCGCGAACGCGCCGATACCGCGGCTTCTCGGTTTCCTGCGCGAGGTCGAGCGCGAGTTCTTCAAGAAGCTGGTCACGGTCCCGAATGTGGGTCCCACGACGGCGACGAAAGCACTGGTGACGAGCGTAGGTACCATCGCCCGCTGGATCGAGAACGGCGACACCGTCGCGTTGAGCAAGCTGCCGGGGATCGGGCGGCGCACGGCGGACACGATCGTGGCGCAGCTGCGGGGCAAGGTGACGGAGGAGGCGCTCCTCGCCGGCGAGGGCGAGGTGCCCGGGGCGAGGGCGGGAGTGGCCGCCGCGGCCCGGGACGTCCTCAAGGACGCCGCGGAGGCCCTCCAGGGTCTCGGGTACACGCGCACGGAGGCGGAGCGGATCCTGCGCGAGGTCGACGAGGAGGAGCGGCCGGAGACGGTGGAGGCGGCGGTGCGAGGGGCGCTGCGACGGGCAGGAAGGTAG
- a CDS encoding thiolase family protein, which yields MRGQTAIIGIGELPTRRTYPGRSMYGLCAEVARIAIADAGLSKGDIDGLVVEGGNTTPASMADYLQIRPTYSVGVSMQGASSTTAVTTAAAAVNAGLCNYALIVMGSARDDRPERAPGSRPPGGGGAGSVGAEFEQPFGPAQGAGTGYALMYRRHMYEYGTTPEQMAKLAVDQRFNALKNPNSAFQGVPITIDDVLNSRYVNEPLHLLECVMPAAGAAACVITSADRARSAPNKPVYILGAGLEQANAQIWETDKITTTPARVSARRAYQMAGYGPRDIQFAQFYDCYTILIAMTVEDAGLAPKGEVGPFYESTDTTYKGTFPINTDGGQISCGQPGLAGGFRHVIEAARQIMGRAGERQVVKNDLCLVNG from the coding sequence ATGAGGGGCCAGACGGCCATTATCGGCATCGGCGAGTTGCCGACGCGCCGCACCTATCCGGGGCGGTCGATGTACGGCCTCTGCGCGGAGGTTGCGCGGATCGCGATCGCCGACGCAGGGCTGTCGAAGGGGGACATCGACGGGCTGGTGGTCGAGGGCGGCAACACGACGCCGGCTTCGATGGCTGACTACCTGCAGATCCGGCCGACATACTCCGTCGGCGTCTCCATGCAGGGCGCCAGCTCGACGACAGCCGTAACGACTGCCGCGGCGGCAGTGAACGCGGGCCTCTGTAACTACGCCCTCATCGTGATGGGCTCGGCGCGAGACGACCGGCCGGAGCGGGCGCCGGGCTCGCGGCCGCCGGGAGGTGGCGGAGCCGGGAGCGTGGGCGCGGAGTTCGAGCAGCCGTTCGGGCCGGCGCAGGGCGCGGGGACCGGCTATGCCCTGATGTACCGGCGCCACATGTACGAGTACGGGACGACGCCGGAGCAGATGGCGAAGCTCGCGGTCGACCAACGCTTCAACGCGCTCAAGAACCCCAACTCGGCCTTCCAGGGAGTGCCGATCACCATCGATGATGTCCTGAACTCGCGCTACGTCAACGAGCCGCTGCACCTCCTGGAGTGCGTGATGCCGGCGGCGGGAGCAGCGGCGTGCGTGATCACCAGCGCCGACCGGGCGCGCTCGGCGCCGAACAAGCCGGTCTATATCCTCGGCGCCGGCCTGGAGCAGGCGAACGCCCAGATCTGGGAGACGGACAAGATCACGACCACGCCGGCCAGGGTCTCCGCTCGGCGCGCGTACCAGATGGCAGGCTACGGGCCGCGCGACATCCAGTTCGCGCAGTTCTACGACTGCTACACGATCTTGATCGCAATGACGGTCGAGGACGCCGGCCTGGCGCCTAAGGGCGAGGTCGGGCCCTTCTACGAGTCGACGGACACCACGTACAAGGGGACGTTTCCAATCAACACGGACGGGGGGCAGATCTCGTGCGGCCAGCCGGGGCTGGCCGGAGGCTTCCGCCACGTCATCGAGGCGGCGCGTCAGATCATGGGCCGCGCCGGCGAAAGGCAGGTGGTCAAGAACGACCTCTGCCTTGTCAACGGCTGA
- the ruvC gene encoding crossover junction endodeoxyribonuclease RuvC, which yields MPASQPDAVSAVAPGQEDRRSSAAASAHPLVLGIDPGLNVCGWGLVRGGPAPTYIACGTIRPRPREPIGKRLLHLYDAVAALIAEHEPEEVAVEEQFVGALAPASALAIGQARAAAVLAAARAGLEVAFYPPASIKSAVSGYGQGDKRQVQSMVRMLLRLPGDPKPADAADALAVALAHLASRRMAALAAGREV from the coding sequence TTGCCGGCTTCACAGCCTGACGCTGTCTCCGCCGTCGCCCCTGGGCAGGAGGACCGCAGGTCGAGTGCGGCGGCATCCGCGCACCCGCTGGTCCTCGGCATAGACCCGGGACTCAATGTGTGCGGCTGGGGCCTGGTGCGGGGCGGGCCGGCCCCTACGTACATCGCTTGCGGGACGATCCGGCCGCGCCCCAGGGAGCCAATCGGCAAGCGTCTTCTGCACCTGTATGACGCGGTCGCGGCGCTGATCGCGGAGCACGAGCCGGAGGAAGTGGCGGTCGAGGAGCAGTTCGTTGGCGCGCTGGCGCCGGCGTCGGCGCTGGCCATCGGACAGGCGCGCGCCGCGGCGGTGCTTGCGGCCGCGCGCGCCGGGCTCGAGGTGGCGTTCTACCCGCCGGCATCGATAAAGAGCGCCGTGTCCGGGTACGGGCAGGGTGACAAGCGCCAGGTGCAGTCCATGGTGCGCATGCTGCTGCGGCTGCCTGGCGACCCTAAACCGGCGGATGCCGCGGACGCGCTGGCGGTCGCCCTCGCCCACCTCGCGAGCAGGCGCATGGCGGCGCTCGCGGCCGGGCGCGAGGTCTGA
- a CDS encoding 2-oxo acid dehydrogenase subunit E2, whose product LAERARSRKLRIEDVEGGTFTVDNTGAFGSVMSVPLINPPQAAIMTIEAIVPRPVVREDAIAIRHVANLCMSFDHRVADGAQAGAFLASVKARLEAFGPETMLF is encoded by the coding sequence ACCTCGCCGAGCGGGCGCGGTCGCGGAAGCTGCGGATCGAGGACGTAGAAGGCGGCACCTTCACGGTCGACAACACCGGCGCCTTCGGCTCCGTGATGAGCGTGCCCCTGATTAACCCGCCGCAGGCGGCGATCATGACCATCGAGGCGATCGTCCCGCGGCCGGTGGTCCGCGAGGACGCGATTGCGATCCGGCATGTCGCGAACCTCTGCATGTCCTTCGACCATCGGGTGGCGGATGGCGCCCAGGCGGGCGCGTTCCTGGCCTCCGTGAAGGCGCGCCTGGAGGCTTTCGGCCCCGAGACGATGCTGTTCTAG
- the surE gene encoding 5'/3'-nucleotidase SurE: MSEERLRVLVTNDDGIEAPGLWCQAEAWATVADVLVVAPAHEQSGAGTSFTYRRELEIREVEPRVAGVRAYCVDGTPSDCVTTGLRRLAEGRIGVVSAGVNTGANLGRGVLASGTLGAALQGHYRGLVSLAISLERGDERAAWETAGAVVRRLAMLAAAGRLPAEPLLNVNIPSVPLGELAGFMFTRMATSHYQRLIEEVDDAGRVRRRLVVDPAAADEGTDVWALLQRYVSITPLHHDLTHKAILPELQSQAAKIFGE, translated from the coding sequence ATGAGCGAAGAGCGCCTGCGTGTCCTGGTGACGAACGACGACGGCATCGAAGCGCCGGGGCTCTGGTGCCAGGCGGAAGCCTGGGCCACGGTCGCCGACGTGCTTGTCGTAGCTCCCGCGCACGAGCAGTCGGGGGCCGGCACTTCCTTTACCTATCGCCGCGAGCTGGAGATCAGGGAGGTGGAGCCGCGGGTCGCGGGCGTGCGGGCGTACTGCGTCGATGGCACGCCATCGGACTGCGTGACGACAGGGCTGCGGCGGCTGGCGGAAGGCCGGATCGGTGTGGTCTCAGCGGGCGTGAACACGGGAGCAAACCTGGGCCGCGGGGTACTGGCGTCCGGGACCCTCGGCGCCGCCCTCCAGGGGCACTACCGCGGGCTCGTCTCGCTTGCGATCTCGCTGGAACGCGGCGACGAACGCGCGGCCTGGGAGACGGCCGGCGCCGTCGTGCGCCGGTTGGCCATGCTCGCGGCGGCAGGACGGCTGCCGGCGGAGCCGCTGCTCAACGTAAACATCCCCAGCGTGCCCCTGGGCGAACTGGCGGGCTTCATGTTCACGCGCATGGCGACGTCACATTATCAGCGGCTGATCGAAGAGGTGGACGACGCCGGGCGCGTGCGGCGCCGCCTGGTGGTGGACCCGGCCGCGGCGGACGAGGGCACGGACGTCTGGGCGCTCCTGCAGCGGTATGTGTCGATCACGCCGCTGCACCATGACCTCACGCACAAGGCCATCCTCCCGGAACTGCAGTCGCAGGCCGCAAAGATCTTCGGCGAGTAA